TGATATTTTCACTACCCGTAAGACCCCCTAAAAAGCCATGTCTCTGAGTATGTTTCTCTTTGTATCTTTTTAATGAAGATCTACTTCCAGAAGTACAGCTGTGGGGCATCCTATTCATTTACAAAATCCTAAGGGTACTTCAGTTTGCATGAATTTAATGCCACTTTGATTTTTATCTTAAGTGTTTCTTAGTGAGGTCTTGCAGCTTGGGGAGTGACTCACTTCAAGGTAATGCTTGCTGTGGTTACACAAGGTATTTTCTGTACCTTGAGTAAGTATAATGTTGCTTGCTGTGTGTTGATTCTCATCATGATTGCTATGGTTTAAGaaaaattcagggtttttttcagtcctgcCAGCTACGTTACGTGTAGGTCTGTGAAAAGAGAAACACAGCTAATAGTTTCAGGGAATGACATGTGAATGACTGAAATTCTGTGTCTTTACACTGTTGTAAGACCACTGGGTGGCAAAAGCAAGATATCCTTTTACAACTgtcttgaaaaaacagaaatctgGTCTTGCAAATGCAGAATTTAACATAAGAGTAAAACTTGTCTTAAGATGCAACATTGAAACTTGGAGACTTCTCAAGGCCTTATTATCTTATTTGCAAGTCTTTAATAATAGCATTTAGATGAGTTGTTTGTATTGTATAGCCAGGCAAAACAACAGACTAAGTACTGTACAAAAGGGTGATAGAGGCATAAATTGTTGTCCAAATAGTAGGACGGGTATGTAGGTGAgagtggaagaaacaaaaagcgGTATATCAAAGCAAAGAGGTTGAAATTCTCAAGGCAAAAATTTTTTTGAGGCAAAGATATGCCTGTAAAGCAGGTACGGCTTTATAAAGTGAATGCGATATAAAATTGCCCAAAATGACATGACTATAAGTTGAGATACAACAAATCTTCATTAAAGGCTGCAGTGGAGTCCCTGTATTCCAAATCAGGTGGATGGGAGGGAAATTCAAGATATAAGGGACTGTATGAATGCTATAATTATGTTTTTATCTCATACTTTTTTAGCTAGAGTTATGTCTTCATGTATCACTGCACagaattaaaacttttaaatttgCTTACTAACACTGACCTTACGCAACTGTTGCCCTGTACTGCAAGTCTTCTACATGAATAAGATGATGACCAAAATAGACTACAGTTTCCATACAAAGAGTAAAAAATGGCTAGGAATGTTCCTCTTGAATTAGGAATATCAAtaagatatggaaaaaaaatgctgtggtgAAGGAGGATGATGAGTGATTATTTTGTATCTCATCACATAGGCATTGTggaaactgacaaaaaaaaatttaaaaaaaaaatagctttttgtcaGACTTTGTTATAGTTCGTAAGGTTTTACATTGCTGTCTTAAGTGTTTAACTTAATAATTGTAACACAATTGAAAAATTCAGTTTGCTCAAATAAGGTAAATGGGGAAACAAAGCCCCAATCCCTTTTTAAGCTTATTTTATAGAtttcaaaaggaagaacaaaaaaaatggcaGTTTATTTAACTAATGAAAGTTGGGCGAGGGAGGTGTGACCTGAATAATATATTACTGCCAAGTAGCTCCTAGTGACAGATACTTCTGTGGTTCACAAAGTTTGTCTGGGTTACTTTGTATCACCATGGTATAGTTAAGCCCAGGAATGTGGTAAACATAGATGCAAATGTATATAAAATTATGTTGTCTAATGTGTGGTTCAGGTctgatattctttttttcttttccttagattCAAGCACCGTTTAAGGACCAATGTGCCCAATagctcatggaagaaaaaaatcaaatcaggaCATCCTTGGTTTCCAGGCTACCGAAATATGGAACGAAAACTTTAGGAAGTGTTTTGCAACCTACGCCAAATGGGACGGCTGTTAGTTTAGCAGGGAATAATGGTGGTAAAAATTTCGGCAAGCACAATGGCACTGTTCGcatgtcttccttttctttcaactggaaaaaatcaaataaataccaactTCATGATCAAAGTGGGAGAGAGACTGACTCTAAACATAActctaatgaaaaattaattgatTCTGAGAAGTGTTCTCAGTCTCAAGGAGCATTGGGTAATGATGTGCTCAGGGTGGGTTTGAACAATACTGCTTCGgttgcatcaaaagcagcaaagcaaaccaaTATGTTTGTATCTTCTACTGAGGAATTAAACCCAAAGTCTTTGTCTGGACTCTCTAGTTCAGCAAAATTTGCCAAAGGTACCCTGTCAGGAAGGACCTCATATTCCGGACTCAATGCTCCAAAATCACATTTAAATGGATTTTATGGAAATAGGCCCATGGTAGGTTTGCAGAGACCTAGAGCTAATTCCAGTGCCACACGGACAAGTTCAGGTGAAAGTCTGGCTCAATCTACAGACAATACTAGggctttttcctgtgaaaaaatgGTAAGGTCGCAAAGTTTTTCACATTCCATTCAGAATTCTTTCCTTCCCACTGCATCTTTAACCAGGTCACATTCCTTTAATAAAGCTGTGGATCTTACAAGGCCTTATCATAGTCAAAATCTAGCTGCCAGGACATCTCAGAGGTCAACTTTGTTGTCAAGAAATGCACGTCAGTTGGATGTACCCAATGGAAATGAACCTATGAAGTATGGATTTACCAGGACCTACTCTGGTGTGTCAGCTCCTTCAAAGAAGCCCCCACTGTCGAATGGATCTGGGTCAGCACCTTCTTTTGGATACAGATTAAGTCGGCCTTCTCTGCTGAAGCCTACCAGGCAGCGATTTGCTGGAAATATCGTTGTGGATGGCAGCAAAAGTACAACTTCTGACACATGCATCGTGGAGAACTCTGAAATTTCAACAAATATTACAAGAGCAATTGAGAAAAACAGTGTTATAGAGAGCAGTGCTCAAAGAACAGAATCTGATGAGGGCCTGCATGAAAGTATGGGAAAACATGGGTCAAAAGTCATGTGTATGAGCGATGATGGAGATGAAATATCTATATCTTCTTTGTCatcctctgaaaaaaatgacTTGAGTGAAGACTTCAGTGATGATTTCATAGATATAGAAGATCCAAACAGAACTATACAAATACAGCAAAAGGAGAGCAGCCTTCAAGAGTTAGAGCATGGGAGCGTAACATCCATCGAGCCATTCACTTCCCTCAAGGGAAGTGGAGGATCTTGCTGTAATGCTGATGACTGGCTTGATATAAACGTGTCTGGTAAATACTTTGTTATGTTCTGTTTGAAATTCTAGGTACTAAATCAAGATTCTGAAACTGTAATTAAGTTGTTCTATATAACTGCCCATTGCTTGTGAATTGTTTCAGGATGGAACTTGGCTCTATGCAGGCCCATTTATTTTGTTACAGTGCTTTTTCTGCATGATAGTTATCTTTCCCAAGCCTGACTTTGAAGAGCTCTTTCTTCAGGATAAGAATGAATGACACCTCCTTTAACCACGCTTGCGATATGGTTGTGGGCTTCCTCATATCCTTGCTTTGCTATTAATTTCTCTGGGCTGGTGATCGTTTAAGAAAATTTCTCCCCCCAACCCTGCCTCTGTAGGCCTAGAACTGCTGTAACTGCTTCTGTGTCATGGGAATAAGTGTAGGGCATGTAATTAAATCAGTTACATTATAAATAGGAATGCcattttttggagggggagggggagagctgtTTTTCCAGATGCATGctatattaattatttaaagaCTGGTGGAGGAGACAgcagatgtttttaaaagccaCGTTTTCAAGTCTCTGATGGGCTTCTCGTAGTACACATTCGTTTTGAGAGAAGTTACAGTTGAAAGTTTGGATCCAAAGGATCTATGTTTGGACCCACTATGTAATATGATAAAAAGATACAGAATTCTAGAAGGTAGCTTTCACAATGGGTGAATTAGTGCAGTGTAAAAGGCTAACAAAGGTGTAGTTTAGAAGGATACTTAGTTGTAGCTACCAAACCAGCttgagcttttttcccctctaggcTGAGTGAACAATACTGTCGAatgctttcaaatatttctgttacaGTACAGTTTCAGAAAAGTTAACGCACCAATTATATGCATCTTAActgttatttttgtaatattgGATTGGTTTTGGGATCTTAACTATTCCTGTTTTCTTTAAGCAGTGGATGACAACAGCGAAAGCACGAAGCATACTTCTGAGAACGTGATTTCTCCGGAGGTGAATTACAGAGCTGGGTCCTCTTTTGAGCTTTCTCCATCTGACAGCTCTGATGGCACGTATATGTGGGATGAAGAAGGGTTGGAACCTATTGGGAGTGTCCATCCATGTGGAAGTTATGAGTCTTCAGAAATGAACAGCATAGTACGTATTTGCATCCATAATTTGCATAATTAGTGTTTTGAGTTTATTGCTTATTAactatgttttaaaaacagaattaatttatttttttacttcataattgtttcctcttttctctgtagtTGATAGCTTTTTGAAACTTCTTGTTTAGGAACTCCTGTTTCTGGACAGGTGACTTTGATTAGGCTGTTTACATACgttattctttttccttattctcaAGTTAGGAGAGAACAGGTCCTTCCTTATGCAATCTCATGGTAGTGCTCATGAAGAATAAAGGAATTAATTTCTGCAAATGATAGGTTAAATATCTCCTACGAATCTTTAAACCTAGGAGTGAAAACGTACGAAAATAGCTATCGCCTATCTGACTACTTCCATCACCTTGTTTCTATACTCTATACATATGGGACCCTTTTGAACTGAAGTTTTGATTTCTCAGTTTGTTCAAGCATAGAATCTTTAAGGTAGATAACCTGACTGTAGTAGCTCACTCTAGCAGGACTCTTTGTATGTCTCAAGTGTACTACACAACATGCATGACAACCTTTTTCTTATTGCTGAAGTTGTAACTGATTTGCAAGAAACATCATTCAATCTAAAGAATGGATGGAGAGTTGTTGCAGTGCTGTGACTCTCAGCTGAGGTCGGAGCCAACCTTGGGATTTCAGTGGGCATGAGGAAAATACTAGTTTTGGACTTGGACGGGGTTTTGTGGCACCTACTCAGACTTTGATTTCTTATTTTAGTAGGGTTGTCTGCTGTAGCCcgagcagaaaagcagagatttctCCTGAAAAATTGGGCATAGCtatgtaattatatttttatgtgtaaTTACATACAAATTCCTGGTATCTTTTTAGCTGCTTGTGGTattgtttgctttctgtcttaAATTATAACGTTGGGATGTAGTGCTTAAAAGAGTTTAGAAAATGGTTATTAACTTTTCGTGGTAATTGTGGCCAGCTTGGAAAAGCAGTTTGAGACTCTTCCAGTATGAGCTGTGTGGCTTTATTGGTGTTTATAGGGGACAAAAATGTTTAATGTAGGCCACtgcaaaaacaaccaaccttttCCCCAGACACATGAATACacatgccagggaaaaaaaaggaagtttttaaacTTTGTCCTTGGTAAATTTTAAATATGGATATTTTTGATACATACAGTGTAATTTATCAAGCAAATGAAAGACACTGCTTCCCCATGCTTTTGAACTATGTATCTAGGTTTTTGATACATGTGACCTCCATGCAGTAATTTGTGCATGTGTATGAATTGATAGTCAATCTGTGTTCTGACTGATGGAAGCTGTTGTAAGCCTTGTGGAGCAGAGGTACATTGGAAACTTTTGGTATTTTGGTtcattattttggtttatttcttcctttattgaAAGTAAATAGCTTTTGGAGAAGGCTTAAAAATGGAAGAATGAGCTTACTAGGTTTTGAGGAAGTGGAGAGACGGAGGAGGTTGTAAGACTGCTGAACCTATAAAGTTGTGTTTTTTCCACctattttgatttttatcctGTTAATGCTGTTCCGGAATTACAGTGCTTACTGTACTGTGAATTTTTATCTTAAATGAGAGAAACATCAGTAATACATCTTTTATGTGTATAaggcagaaatatattttcagtcaGCTTGGTTTTTTGAGGGGAAGTGGTAACTGTGCAATGTTTGTTGAATTGCCATTTagtgtgggggttgggggggggtgttgttggttttttgttggtttttttttttcccctgtgcttgtttgttttggtagAAAACATGGTATAACTGATTTCTTTAACCTAAAGATTAAAAACTGATCATTTTCAATCTGAATACGCAGAAGAATTTCTGACacgtttttttgttatttctgaagaATTATGTTCTTGCGTAGGTTAATATAAGCTTTTGttccatgtttttccttttctctgcaggtAATGAATATAAagatgggttaaaaaaaatagaactgaagGCATTGAGAATAATTACTGTGATTAGTCAGCATATCACGTTTTGATTGCTGGGAGATATGTGATCAAATTACGTGGCTTCTATCCTCTAATATGGTGAGGGTAAAAGTAGTTTATATTTGTGTGTCACAATCCAACAGTCAGATTTAAGAATTTTGAGTGCTTGAGCTAATGCCAGCCTGACTATCCCTTGGAATTAATATTTCCAGGGAAATATCCAAAGCAGATAGTTGCTTCTGGAGTTTCTGTGGCATCAGGCTGGGATGAGTGGAAACAACGTAGCTGAATAACAATTCAGGTATTTAGATGGTGAGTAATTGGTGGGGTTTAGTGTaaaattccccctttttttcttaatttccatcCCGCTGTTGTATTGTTAGTCTTTTAAGCTGTATCATCCTTAGTATCAACAACaaatattaaatgctttttgaTAACTCTTCTATAGATGGCAGTGCAGCCCTTATTGGGTGATCTTAGATTAAAAGTGTTTTGACCATCTTTAAAAACGCAGCTTTTGCAGAGGTGATTTTAACAAGGCTTCTGGAATGGCAACCGGAATAGGAAGACAATGGAAGGAGCTTGCTGGCTATTCAGTCTTttacttgcttttcttcccccagaAAAGGAAGAATCTCTGCTATTCTCAGTAGAGCTTGGTTTTAAGGACAtaagcagggaagggaagataaaataaatttgGCCTCTTGTAGGACAGTCCTTCTGTCCTTCGCTAACTGAGCCAACAGCTATGGAGAAAACATGCAATCCATTGTTGGAGGTTTAAAAGTTATACAAATCTAAATAACCTCTCGTAAGACCGTGCCATGGGGACTTACAGCTAAGTACGATTTGCATGGGTTTTTTGAGACCTTGTCAGGATGAAGATGTTTTTATTCTCTAAGTGTGTAGCAGAAAATAACTTATTCCACTGTCCCtacttttgtttcatttccagttttGAAGGCTTACCATCGGTTAACGTGCTAAGAAATGAACTCCTGCAAATGTTTTTAAGCATTCATTTCATTGGTATTCCTTACTTCTTTCAACAACTGGTCTTTACTGCAGAGCACCAAATCAGTGAATGCTATTTCTGCTCAGTGCTGTGTGAGATGAGTGATGCTTAGCAGAGCAGTTGTGATGACTCTGTAAATTAGTGACATAGACAATATTTGTCCCTATGTATTCTCACTTAAAGTTTAGTTGTACTGTTTGCTTATGTCCTATGTTTCAGCTACTTATTTTAGCATCTAGTTGCTCTACTGTTTCATGGTGGAAAGCTGCTCAACAATGTGAGGTACAACTTCTactctgttttgtttgtgggggttttttaggttggtttgttttttcctttggttgttggttggttgttgtttcgtgttttgatttgtttttttttctcaaatacaggCTTTCATCAATTCTATTGCTAGCCAATTTTGGGCCAGCAACCAAGTTAAAGGTTATAATTAAAATGTCTCTTCATTTCACTAACACTGAGTAAGTAGTTATAAATGAAGCTTAGattacaattatttaaaaacaacaaagcctTGCAAACAAAATTAAGAGTTAGAttacagaaggaaagggaaacaaaaaaaaaaaccttaacgTGGATCTGCGCTTTTTCTATGTCTCTAGGTTTGGATTGTGCTCATGATTGTAATATAACTGTCTTCATTAAACCAAAAAACTTTACAGATCCAAGCTGAAATCAAGACTTTTAAGATGTTTTGGTTCCTATAGATGAATTCTGTTTTACTGAAGGGAGAGACTGCATTAGTATTCTGCTTGCTTGTGGCTGTTCAGTTAGCAGCTGAGGGTCAGCATTCCCTCAGTGGAAGTCTGGTAGTTGTGCATCTGAAGGACAGAATGTCTAACTTCTACAGTGATCTTTGAAATAGCTGCTTAGGACTAAAGTCATTTTACTTCAGAGGGcaggaaacaaattttttttcccctattcctTGGAATGAGAACTTGGACTATAGTATATCAACCTTGCTACacttttgctttcattaatttttgtCTGGAAATACTGTTCAACATACATATAAGCAATGTAGCCTAAAACATGCATCCTAACTGGAGTCTCATCGCTCGTTTGCTTAACTAATAGTGTAGCACTCTTGCTGTAGCAAGGTTtgagctgttttgttttctcctgtcctTAATATTAAGTAGACACATGAGAAATGCAAgctttaatacatattttttcagaGTGAAGCTTTGAATATTTTTGTAAAGTCAAAGTTCTTATTTACATTAAGAATAGGGTAGATGATACAGTTGTTATTGTGTGAACTGTTCTGAGGTATGTGCTTTTTTAAAGACACTACAATATTCTAGTGCATAATAGTTTGCAAGAAGTAAAAATTCAAACTGATATTCTACTAGCTTTGACTTTTTTCTCTAATACTCTCTAGTGAACAAGTTGtggtgtgtttgtgttttgtgttttatttttttttctttaaaaccaatTTCATTTGGGCAAATAGGTTTAGACAGGAAACTTTTATGAGTGTTCTCTGTATTATCTGGTCAGATCAAGACCTTCTcttagaaaaagacaaaagagatCGAGTCCTCTGACCCCTTTTTACTGTAGTAACAATATGAATGTTTGTTGTGTTCACTTTTACTAAAgtaaataaaaccagtattttgggTATATATAGAGTGAGCATCAATGTAATTATAAGGATATAAGATTATGGAATAATTGAAAACTGGCTTGAAGAGACAGATGGGTTTTAGCTGCTTTGCTGAGAATTTAATTGCTCTTGGGATGAAATCTGAATCTCATTGGAACGAACCTGTTCTGTCATTTATTGACATGTGGCCAGAATTTTATCTggaaagtgaaatatttgtcaTCTTCCTGGGTAATTTTTGAAATCTCATAAGACTCTTTCGTTTTGTTGTATATTTTCCCGTTTGTGATTGAAACTTGGGAAAGAGCAATTCTGTATTACTTTTTGAGCCTGGGCAGAATGCTTTCTGGTTCGAGAGGCATAAGTACTCACAGTGAAGTATGCTGAAATATGCTCTGCTTcttagagaaagagaaaataagcttGCTAAAATAGCATTGTTTAGTTCAATTGCTAATTACTTACAGTAATTTAGTTATTTACAATAACTTAGTGTTAAttaccttaatttttttaaataatttacttcTCAAAATGACTTTATAGTAAGCTTTAAATTGACAGTTTGATTTCTCAAGTGAGTAATTTATTATGTGCATTCAGACTTGTAATGTGTGTGTTTCTAATACATTTACTTCTGTAGAGTGAAGTGTTCTAGGTATTGTCTTCTGCCTTCTTTAGTTGTACATTCTCTTTGGCAGCTTAATGCCAAAGCCATAGTTCTTGTTCCATGAGTAGCTGGGCTTTTTAACTTTTGGACCGTTTTGTTACAGCTGTAATAAAAATCCAAGTGCAGGTAAGCTTAAGATAGTGTAAAAGTGTGGAATAAAACAACTATTCAGATGTATAAGGAttgtcttgtttttaaagcagtatttggGAGACTTTGAAGTGTGAATACCTTAGAAGTTACCATTTGAGATAAGATATCTCCTGCCCAGTGTGGCTTTTTGATGGAACTATGTAATACTATGATAGAagtgctgaaattattttgaaaacagtacaATGCTAATTTCAAACAAGTAAATATTGAGTCTCCATACTGTGCTAGCAGCACTGTATAACAGCCACTGTAAGCATTTTCAGCACAAAATCTTTCTGAATTAAAAGCAGTGTTTACAGACTTGAATACAGTTTAAGTAGTACACTGAAAATGAGTTGCATTCTTATGAAATTTCTCATAAGCATTAGTGGTTGGTTTATTGAGGCATTCCATACAGAGTATTCGGAAGGTCTTGTGCTTTATTTTCATCCATTTAACAGGGCGTAGTGAAGCTAAGTATGTGTCTTTTCTTGACgcaggcatttctttttttttctataactttCTAAAAAGAGCAGCCTTGAAATGAGCCTTTCAGGTGCAAGCTAGTTACAAGAAGCACACATAAAAAGCAGTTTCCATCTAATGAGGTAGTTgaaatttgattcttttttctgcttttcatactGCAAGTGAAATGTCTGAAGATTTTAAGATGGTGAAGGTAAAtgtaaaaaaagttaaaaaaataactgctttgaTGTAAAATCTGCCTTTTCATATGaaagaatatatatacatataattttaTCATTGAAATAAAGATGCTTAAATTTATTTAGATTTTCATGGTATCTTTATGTAAGCCATTACTTAAACCTCTAGATTTCCAGCatctaaggcttttttttcttcccattcttgtatttgcttttctgtctgcaaGTTGATATTAAGAGTCTCCATTAGCGGAGATGTTCCAGTCAGGAAAGACTTGCACGCCATTCAGCTCTTTACCCAATAAGAAACAGAATAAATTGAATGttcctgttcactgatggattgAGTGTACTTGCTATTAGAATAGAAAATAGCTTAATGATCTATGAGTAAAGAGATCCCAACTGCTGATCTGCCACACTTTGTAACCTTGAGTGAGTCTTATGGAGTCTATTTGTTGCTTTTTACAATGATGCATGAATTAAAAATGGATAGTAATGGTTAGTGTTATCAGTATTTATTACTTTATTGATATACTCATCCCTCATGCTCAAATTTAGATTCTTCAAGAGGAAGGATTTCTTATGATTTGTTCCCGGTGTGTCACAGTTCTGATTTAAGCAGTGCAGAAATGTGCTGATGTGGCTTCTTCCCAGACCCTGTTCCATCTCTTTCCCACAAATGTGGAGTCTTTCTTCAAAGCacatcttcctttattttttttcacatgttgTATGCTCTTTATGCTTTTGTTTGGCTGATTGATGTGTGATAGAGGAAGTGTAGTTGAGCTGGCTTTCTGTTTTAATGGAAGGAAACAATGGGTAGAGTTAGAACAtcaaaaatgtgaaaagcaaatGTCGTGCTACTTTGTTGGGTATTAGCAGAGGTGTTGATTGAAACTGATAATGTGCAGCCAATTCAGAGTTCATTTCAGAATAATATTTCCTGGTCTTTTCCCTAAGAAAGTGTACTTCTGTTCTTCAAAGGTTAAATGAGTAAGTTTTCATATATGTGAGTATGTGGGAGTTGCCTGTTAAGTTTCTGAAACAGCACTGCTTTTCTGGACTATATTATTGCATAAACCTTACTTTCATTGGCAGTTCTGGTCTTTATGCAGACTGTACCTGCATCTTGATATGGATTAAAATCTTTGTCTCAAAAATCTTAATGTGATTCAGCAAAGAACAATAAAGATCTTTCTCAAAACAGAGgacatcattaaaaaaacacgcttgtattttttttttgacagtctgTACTCGGATTAGCAGTGTTGATGACTAATTGCATTTCCTCCTTTGTTATAATGTGTCTTATGACTAACAAAATGTTACACTAATACAGAGAATTAATTGTATTGTGAGCTCCTATGATAGCTCCTCAAAGTAGTTTGTGTACTTCAATTGGGCATTTCCTTAAGAAGAGTCTGAATTTGTTCTGTGCCTGAAACCAAAGGATGGTTTCCCCTTGGTCAGTGCCATTCTGACTTGAATTCATTATGACATTAATAAAGACACAGTTTTAActttgtggtggtttggtttttttttaaaatttatttctttgttagaGAAGTTGGTATGGTGACAACTAGTTGCAGACTTCAAAATTTCTGCTACGTGAATCTAGATGCTCAGCACTTTAGTGAAGGAGTGAGgttgaaaggaaggagaaggcgTTATTCCTGTGgtataataatatttaattaagtaTAATGACCCTAATCTTGGGGGATCTCGTCATACCgatattaattttgattttgaGGTAGCTGGTCCTTTTTTGGCACCTGAAGATGCTGCCTAACAAGCCTGTGAGACCCCAGACATTTTAGTCTTTCTTGCTGCTTCGAAGTTTATCTAGCCACAGTTGCAACATAACTGGACCACAGAGGAGGAAACTAGCCAATCTCTCCCTATAGGTATGTGAATAGATACTAGAATTC
The sequence above is a segment of the Larus michahellis chromosome 6, bLarMic1.1, whole genome shotgun sequence genome. Coding sequences within it:
- the CCSER2 gene encoding serine-rich coiled-coil domain-containing protein 2 isoform X6, yielding MEEKNQIRTSLVSRLPKYGTKTLGSVLQPTPNGTAVSLAGNNGGKNFGKHNGTVRMSSFSFNWKKSNKYQLHDQSGRETDSKHNSNEKLIDSEKCSQSQGALGNDVLRVGLNNTASVASKAAKQTNMFVSSTEELNPKSLSGLSSSAKFAKGTLSGRTSYSGLNAPKSHLNGFYGNRPMVGLQRPRANSSATRTSSGESLAQSTDNTRAFSCEKMVRSQSFSHSIQNSFLPTASLTRSHSFNKAVDLTRPYHSQNLAARTSQRSTLLSRNARQLDVPNGNEPMKYGFTRTYSGVSAPSKKPPLSNGSGSAPSFGYRLSRPSLLKPTRQRFAGNIVVDGSKSTTSDTCIVENSEISTNITRAIEKNSVIESSAQRTESDEGLHESMGKHGSKVMCMSDDGDEISISSLSSSEKNDLSEDFSDDFIDIEDPNRTIQIQQKESSLQELEHGSVTSIEPFTSLKGSGGSCCNADDWLDINVSVDDNSESTKHTSENVISPEVNYRAGSSFELSPSDSSDGTYMWDEEGLEPIGSVHPCGSYESSEMNSIDILNNLDSCDLEDDDLMLDVDLPEDPPHDKEECENMSRYDRQDRNARQHQEGFWKRAPQQRWNTQDHYHLGHTDHYIHGKNDLNRGSNYLESPIGHFESYGAPNFYQAPRQLVGLPDTTVMLDEMTLRHMVQDCTAVKTQLLKLKRLLHQNDENVSLQDIPLSVPSSPEPQEPESTFKVDDLLNEIRQLKDELKKKDETINKLEHQLDTRCNCQKDSQKPTGATCAYADKFTQTSWRRSSGGYSAPSFSPWQGSFQGIPRTVPPHRRQTSSTTAFQQPSPFHRPRPGKTNKNATYRGPQ
- the CCSER2 gene encoding serine-rich coiled-coil domain-containing protein 2 isoform X2 gives rise to the protein MEEKNQIRTSLVSRLPKYGTKTLGSVLQPTPNGTAVSLAGNNGGKNFGKHNGTVRMSSFSFNWKKSNKYQLHDQSGRETDSKHNSNEKLIDSEKCSQSQGALGNDVLRVGLNNTASVASKAAKQTNMFVSSTEELNPKSLSGLSSSAKFAKGTLSGRTSYSGLNAPKSHLNGFYGNRPMVGLQRPRANSSATRTSSGESLAQSTDNTRAFSCEKMVRSQSFSHSIQNSFLPTASLTRSHSFNKAVDLTRPYHSQNLAARTSQRSTLLSRNARQLDVPNGNEPMKYGFTRTYSGVSAPSKKPPLSNGSGSAPSFGYRLSRPSLLKPTRQRFAGNIVVDGSKSTTSDTCIVENSEISTNITRAIEKNSVIESSAQRTESDEGLHESMGKHGSKVMCMSDDGDEISISSLSSSEKNDLSEDFSDDFIDIEDPNRTIQIQQKESSLQELEHGSVTSIEPFTSLKGSGGSCCNADDWLDINVSVDDNSESTKHTSENVISPEVNYRAGSSFELSPSDSSDGTYMWDEEGLEPIGSVHPCGSYESSEMNSIDILNNLDSCDLEDDDLMLDVDLPEDPPHDKEECENMSRYDRQDRNARQHQEGFWKRAPQQRWNTQDHYHLGHTDHYIHGKNDLNRGSNYLESPIGHFESYGAPNFYQAPRQLVGLPDTTVMLDEMTLRHMVQDCTAVKTQLLKLKRLLHQNDENVSLQDIPLSVPSSPEPQEPESTFKVDDLLNEIRQLKDELKKKDETINKLEHQLDTRCNCQKDSQKPTGATCAYADKFTQTSWRRSSPQVLQPSSSLPRSTDLAQGKLIKMPHIEAHSEYPKHGLHENSNHQNQNAANVSLINSLNDVNSLTSIQLNRKDGNASYLENLKNKNTEDPGKVTSNKEGSLPSRSCFQTSTRADAREVQTEVAVKGQPSFTNQASQPKTLRIAKPPNALVPPTMAVLARSANHSAASKERDLLPSSSSTQLQPTSGQDNLKGKQSQKVSKLRPPTMSFVKSKQTSSQKSTPVSAEPQNTCLKSNIPKPLVQRKETMQTQNTGLHSGDSVPSNRHSRLPKPKTH
- the CCSER2 gene encoding serine-rich coiled-coil domain-containing protein 2 isoform X7; the encoded protein is MEEKNQIRTSLVSRLPKYGTKTLGSVLQPTPNGTAVSLAGNNGGKNFGKHNGTVRMSSFSFNWKKSNKYQLHDQSGRETDSKHNSNEKLIDSEKCSQSQGALGNDVLRVGLNNTASVASKAAKQTNMFVSSTEELNPKSLSGLSSSAKFAKGTLSGRTSYSGLNAPKSHLNGFYGNRPMVGLQRPRANSSATRTSSGESLAQSTDNTRAFSCEKMVRSQSFSHSIQNSFLPTASLTRSHSFNKAVDLTRPYHSQNLAARTSQRSTLLSRNARQLDVPNGNEPMKYGFTRTYSGVSAPSKKPPLSNGSGSAPSFGYRLSRPSLLKPTRQRFAGNIVVDGSKSTTSDTCIVENSEISTNITRAIEKNSVIESSAQRTESDEGLHESMGKHGSKVMCMSDDGDEISISSLSSSEKNDLSEDFSDDFIDIEDPNRTIQIQQKESSLQELEHGSVTSIEPFTSLKGSGGSCCNADDWLDINVSVDDNSESTKHTSENVISPEVNYRAGSSFELSPSDSSDGTYMWDEEGLEPIGSVHPCGSYESSEMNSIDILNNLDSCDLEDDDLMLDVDLPEDPPHDKEECENMSRYDRQDRNARQHQEGFWKRAPQQRWNTQDHYHLGHTDHYIHGKNDLNRGSNYLESPIGHFESYGAPNFYQAPRQLVGLPDTTVMLDEMTLRHMVQDCTAVKTQLLKLKRLLHQNDENVSLQDIPLSVPSSPEPQEPESTFKVDDLLNEIRQLKDELKKKDETINKLEHQLDTRCNCQKDSQKPTGATCAYADKFTQTSWRRSSGGYSAPSFSPWQGSFQGIPRTVPPHRRQRVEKLVHYFCDKACLKYYSLPAAFPVPQTSPREN